Genomic segment of Acidimicrobiia bacterium:
AGGATGGATCCAACGGCATAGTTTTCCCGTTCACGCTTCTTCTTCGCGCCTTGGTGCCGGAGGCAGCGGCGCACGACCTACGCCGGGATCACATCAAGGGTGACCGAGACCTCCACCTCGGCGTGCGGGCGCAAGATGATCTCGTGGAGACCGATCTCCTTGATCGGCCGGTCGATCACCACGATGCCCTTGTCGATGTCGATCCCGGTGAACTTGACGATTGCCTCGCGGACATCGGCCGCGCCGATCGAACCGAACAGGTTGCCGGAATCCCCCGCTCGGGCCGCGACGACGACCCTCGTGCCAGCGAGGCTCTCCCCGAGTTCCTCCGCGGCCGCGAGTGCCTTTTCTTGCGCCTCGATCCTCGCGAGCCGCATCTCTTCCGCTTGGCGGAGTGCGCCTTCCGACGCCTTGACGGCGAGGTTCTTCGGAACGAGGTAGTTGCGGGCGTAGCCGTCGGCAACATCGACGACATCACCCTTGTCGCCGAGTGTCTCGACCGCCTTGGTGAGAATGACCTTCATCGCTACTGCCTCGTCTGCGTGTAGGGCAGCAGGGCCATCTCCCGTGCGTTCTTTATCGCCTGGGCAACCTCCCGTTGCCGCCTCGGACTCAACCCGGTGACACGACGCGGGCGGATCTTGCCCCGATCCGACATGAACTTGCGCAGCAGCACGACATCCTTGTAGTCAACGACCTCACCATCGGCGAACTTGTGAACGATCCGCTTCCGCTTCGGACTCAACTCGGGGCGTCTGCGCCGTCGCTTCTGGCTCTTTGGACTTGCCATGATTGCTCCTTGATCTGGTGGTTACCGCTAGAACGGCGCCTCGTCAGGGCCGTAGTCGTCCCTTGCGGTCGGTGCAGGCGGCGTGGTGTTCCCACCGCCGTAACTGCCGCCCCCGTCGTTCCTCGGTGTCTTGGTCACCTGAGCGGTGGCCCAGCGCAACGACGGTCCGATCTCCTCGATCCTGACCTCGACGACCGAGCGCTTCTCCCCATCGTTCGTTTCCCACGATCGCTGCTCGAGTCGGCCGGTCACGAACACTCGGTCACCCTTCGAAAGTGACTCTGAGATGTTCTCTGCGACTTCACGCCAGCATGTGCCGCCGAAGAAGCTCGTCTCTTCCTGCCAATCCTGGTTGCGGTCGCGGTATCGCCGATTGACCGCGAGTCGAACCTTGGCCATTGCGACGCCGCTCGCCGTGAAACGGAGTTCGGGGTCTTCGACGAGGTTGCCAACCAGGGTCACACTGTTGCTCATTCCATCTCTCTTCTCTCTGGCCCCTGCTGGTGACAGCATGGCGGGGCCCTGTGACACTTTCGCTACTTGACCAGTCGGATCATCTTGTGACGGACCACGCTGTCGAGGAGACCGAGCGATCGTTCGAGGGTGGTCTGGAGATCCACATCGCAGTCGAAGGTCACGACGGCGTAGTAGCCCTCGGTCATGTGGTCGATCTCGTAGGCGAATCGTCGCTTGCCCCAGAAGTCGGTTTCGCTGACAACGCCTCCACGGTCGGAGATCGCTGTTTCCAGTTCCTCGATCGCAGCCCTGACATCGGGCTCCGCCATGTCGTAGCGGTAGATCACCATCAGCTCGTAGGAGCGCATGTTCGATATTCCTCCTGTGGACATCCGGCGGTGCGGAAGGCCCCGGCAGGTGGCCGGAGCAGGATCGTGACGCCGCGGCGTCGCGGCACGGGCTTGGTGCCGACTGTGTGGTGGGAGTGTACCGGGAATCAGATTTCAGATGACAGAAGCCAGAACCCAGAAGCCAGAAGCCAGAAGCCAGAAGCCAGAACCCAGAACTCTGATATCTGGTATCTGGTACCTGTTGTCTGATATCTGATATCTGATAACTGATCTCAGTCGGTGTAGAGGATCATCGTGTCCTCGTCGATCCAGTCGAGGTCTCCTGGATCGGCTTCGATCGCGTATCGGTAGTCGATGCCGTCACCAGGCGAATACGAGATGCACGGGTCCTTGTCGCACGGAACCATCGAGGCGAGGCCGATGAATGACCCGTCCATGTCGAACCAGGCGATATCGAGGGGGATCACCGTGTCCTTCATCCAGAAGCCGTCGTCGGGAGTATGACGCCAATAGAAGAGCATGCCGTCAAGGTTCCCGAGGTCGGTGACACCCATCAACCCGGTCGCCCGCAGTCCCGGCGTATCAGCAATCGCGAGGCGAAGAACCCGGTCGCCAACTCGGACATCTCGTATCTCGTGCCCCGCAAGCAGTGGTGGTGTCGCATCCGGTTTGGTGGTTGTGACGGGCGGCGTGGTGGTTGTGGCTGCGGGCACCGTCGTCGAAGTGGTCGGCGTGGTGCTCGTCGGGATGACCGGTGTCGACGAGGAGCACGCGACGAGGACGAAACACAGTGTCGACCGTGTGAGGATCCTCATCCCCGAGACGCTACCGCCACACCTCCGATATCAGATACCAGAACCCAGACAACAGATACCAGATACCAGAACCCAGACAACAGATACCAGATACCAGAACCCAGACAACCGACATCTGTTATCTGTTATCTGTTATCTGTTATCTGTTATCTGTCATCTGTTATCTGTCATCTGTTATCTCACCGTTCCATGGCTTCGTCGGCGAGGAAGTGATCCGAGGGAGCCGAGAGGTTCCGAAGGATCTCTTCGGAGGCGGCCGGCATGTGGTAGGTCTCGGCGTCCGAAGGGAACGCGCCGCTTTCGACATCGTCGAAGAACGCGGTAACCGCCGCGACGGCGTCGTCGGCGAGATGGGCGTACTGACGGACGAACTTGGGCAGGTACTCCCCGGCCCCGAGGCCGGTGACATCGTGGAACACAAGCACCTGTCCGTCGCAATGGACCCCGGCGCCGATCCCGATCGTCGGGATCGACAGCTCCTCCGTCACGATCTGTGCGACGATATCGGGCACGCCTTCGAGCACGATCGAAAACACCCCGGCATCCTCAAGCGCCCTCGCATCCGAGATCAGCTCGTAGGCCGCCTGAGCCTCCTTGCCCTGCACTCGGTAGCCACCCATCGCGTGAACCGACTGAGGCGTCAGTCCCAGGTGTCCCATCACCGGGATCTCCGCATCGAGCACCGCTCCGATCATCGGGAGCCGTTTGCGTCCACCCTCAAGTTTGACCGCGCCAGCACCCCCTTCACGAATGAACCGTCCCGCATTGGCAACAGTTTCCTCCGGCGTGGAGTGATACGACAGCCACGGCATATCGCCCACGATGAGCGCACGCGGCTCGGCCCTGCTGACCGCGGCCGTGTGATGGACCATCACATCGACGGACACCGCGAGGGTATCGCTATGACCGAGCACGACATTGGCCACCGAGTCCCCGACGAGGATGATGTCGGCACCCGCACGGTCTGCGATCCGTGCCGTCGGCGCGTCGTAGGCCGTGATCATCTTGAGCTTGGCGCCACCCTTGCGCGCGGCCACGCTCGGAGCCGACATCGGCTTGCGTTCGTTGTTCCCAGACATCGATCGATCCTTTCTCCCCGCCGCTGCGGGTCGGGGGACACCACCATGGTAACCATCGGGCTATGCGCCTGCAGCGGCGCACCGTATGCTGTTGCCATGGCACGCAAAGACATCACCATGACCGACGCCGAGATCCAGCAGTTTCTCTCCGAGGGTCGCAAGATCCTGCAACTCGCCACGCTGGGCAAGGACGGGGCACCCCACCTGGCACCCATGTGGTATGCGGTCGACGACGGCCGAATCGTGTTCCGGTCGTTCACCAAGTCGCAGAAGATCGTCAACCTTGCTCGAGACCCGAGGCTGTCGGTTCTCGTCGAAGAGGGTGATGCCTACAGCGAGCTCCGCGGCGTCATGATCCGGGGCACCGCGTCCCTCGTCACCGACCCCGACTATGTGCTCGCCTTGTACGGGAGGCTCTCGGCTCGATACCCGATGGTCGGATCAGAACCGGTGTCGCTCAGCGACGACGAACTACGCGAGACCTTCGGGGGTCACGCGACCAAGAACACGGCCGTGATCGTCGAACCCCACACGGTCGCCTCGTGGGATCACACGAAGCTCGGCGGCCAATACTGACACGCACCCGTGTGCCGTTCTGTGGGCTGAGACCGACCTTTTTGTCGAACGCGAACCCTGGGTACGCGGGTTTTTCGCGTTCTATATCGAAACGATATACAATCGTGTATCGATTCGATATACTGGCGGCATCGTGTTGGACTTCGCCATTCTCGGCCTGCTCATCGAACACCCGCGACACGGGTACGAAATAAAGCGCTCCCTTGCCCAGCTCGGGTTCTGGACGGTCTCGTTCGGCTCGCTGTACCCGGCGCTGCGTCGACTCGACAAACGCGGTGCGATCCAAGCGACCGAAGGAACCGGCCGGCGCAAGGCATATGCCATCACCGCCGACGGGCGTGACCTCTTCGACTCCCTCCTCACCGCGGATCCCGACGCGTCCGAGACCGATCGTGCCTTCCAGATCAGGCTCGCCTTCCTCTCACAGCTCCCCCAGTCGCAGCGCAGCCGCGTGCTCGAACACCGAAGGGCCAAGGTCGCGTCCCAACTCAAGGCCGCCAGAGAAATCGTCGTCGAAGCGCGCACCACATCACAGAACCAGGACCGGTATCGCCTTGCCCTCATGGAGCATGCGATGCGGTCCATCGAAGCAGACATGGCCTGGCTGGACGGACTGATCGCCAGCGAACGCCGAGTCGGCCTGAGTACCTGAACATCCCCACAGGAGGGCATCCATGTCCAAGATTCGAGTAGCCATCGCAGGGCTCGGGAACTGCGCGAACTCCCTCATCCAGGGTGTCGAGTACTACAAGGACGCCGATGCCGACCTCAAGATCCCCGGCCTCATGCATGTCCGGCTCGGTGACTACCACATCGGCGATGTCGAGTTCGTCGCGGCGTTCGATGTCGACGCCTCCAAGGTCGGCCAGGACATCGCGAAGGCCATGTGGGGCGGCCAGAACAACACCATCGAGTTCGCAACCGTTCCTGATCTGGGCGTCGAAGTGTTGCGCGGCCCGACCTACGACGGCCTCGGCCAGTACTACACCGGACAGGTCGAGGAGTCTCCGGCAGAGCCCGTCGATGTGGTTGCGGCACTCAGGGAGGCCCGCGCCGAGGTACTCGTGTCATACCTCCCTGTCGGCTCGGAGGAGGCAACGAAGTTCTACGCCCAGGCAGCCATCGATGCAGGTTGCGCCTTCGTCAACGCCATTCCCGTCTTCATCGCCTCGGATCCTGCGTGGGCCCGCAGGTTTGTCGACGCCGGACTGCCGATCATCGGTGACGACATCAAGTCGCAGGTCGGGGCAACGATCGTGCACCGCCAGCTCGCACGCCTCTTCGAAGACCGTGGCGTGCGAATCGACAACACCTACCAGCTGAACTTCGGCGGCAACATGGACTTCATGAACATGCTTGAACGGGAGCGTCTCCAGTCCAAGAAGATCTCCAAGACCCAGTCTGTCACCAGTCAGATCGAAGAGAAGATCAACTCCGACAATGTCCACATCGGCCCCTCCGACCATGTGCCGTGGTTGACGGACCGCAAGTGGGCATACATCCGCCTCGAAGGTACGAGCTTCGGCGATGTGCCGCTCAATGTGGAGATGAAGCTCGAGGTCTGGGACTCGCCGAACAGCGCAGGCGTCATCATCGATGCAGTCCGCTGCGCCAAGATCGGTTTGGATCGCGGTCTCGGCGGACCACTCCTTGCGCCGTCGTCGTACTTCATGAAGTCTCCTTCGGTGCAATACCACGACAGCGTCGCCCATGACAATGTCGAGGCGTTCATTGCGGGCAACGATCCGGCGCAGGCCGATCTCGTGACATTCCTCGGCGGCTGAAGCCCCACACCGGAGCCCAGCACCTCGACACCCGTGCACCGACCGTCGGCGGAGGCGCGCGGCGGTGGCCTGCGGATCCGGTTTCGGTACGATCGGCTCCATGCAGTCACCGATCGATCTCACGACCAATCTCACAACCCCGGCGGCAGACGGTGCGAGGCGCCTGTCGGTCTCCTATCACCACCTGAGCCATCTCACAACCGAAGACGCCGGTTGGACCGTGACCGCCGTGGCGGAGCCGGGGGGTGTGATCGGAATCGACGGAACCCAGTATTCCCTGTC
This window contains:
- the rplI gene encoding 50S ribosomal protein L9 — translated: MKVILTKAVETLGDKGDVVDVADGYARNYLVPKNLAVKASEGALRQAEEMRLARIEAQEKALAAAEELGESLAGTRVVVAARAGDSGNLFGSIGAADVREAIVKFTGIDIDKGIVVIDRPIKEIGLHEIILRPHAEVEVSVTLDVIPA
- the rpsR gene encoding 30S ribosomal protein S18, giving the protein MASPKSQKRRRRRPELSPKRKRIVHKFADGEVVDYKDVVLLRKFMSDRGKIRPRRVTGLSPRRQREVAQAIKNAREMALLPYTQTRQ
- the ssb gene encoding single-stranded DNA-binding protein, translated to MSNSVTLVGNLVEDPELRFTASGVAMAKVRLAVNRRYRDRNQDWQEETSFFGGTCWREVAENISESLSKGDRVFVTGRLEQRSWETNDGEKRSVVEVRIEEIGPSLRWATAQVTKTPRNDGGGSYGGGNTTPPAPTARDDYGPDEAPF
- the rpsF gene encoding 30S ribosomal protein S6: MRSYELMVIYRYDMAEPDVRAAIEELETAISDRGGVVSETDFWGKRRFAYEIDHMTEGYYAVVTFDCDVDLQTTLERSLGLLDSVVRHKMIRLVK
- a CDS encoding DUF192 domain-containing protein — protein: MRILTRSTLCFVLVACSSSTPVIPTSTTPTTSTTVPAATTTTPPVTTTKPDATPPLLAGHEIRDVRVGDRVLRLAIADTPGLRATGLMGVTDLGNLDGMLFYWRHTPDDGFWMKDTVIPLDIAWFDMDGSFIGLASMVPCDKDPCISYSPGDGIDYRYAIEADPGDLDWIDEDTMILYTD
- the panB gene encoding 3-methyl-2-oxobutanoate hydroxymethyltransferase gives rise to the protein MSGNNERKPMSAPSVAARKGGAKLKMITAYDAPTARIADRAGADIILVGDSVANVVLGHSDTLAVSVDVMVHHTAAVSRAEPRALIVGDMPWLSYHSTPEETVANAGRFIREGGAGAVKLEGGRKRLPMIGAVLDAEIPVMGHLGLTPQSVHAMGGYRVQGKEAQAAYELISDARALEDAGVFSIVLEGVPDIVAQIVTEELSIPTIGIGAGVHCDGQVLVFHDVTGLGAGEYLPKFVRQYAHLADDAVAAVTAFFDDVESGAFPSDAETYHMPAASEEILRNLSAPSDHFLADEAMER
- a CDS encoding PPOX class F420-dependent oxidoreductase, whose product is MARKDITMTDAEIQQFLSEGRKILQLATLGKDGAPHLAPMWYAVDDGRIVFRSFTKSQKIVNLARDPRLSVLVEEGDAYSELRGVMIRGTASLVTDPDYVLALYGRLSARYPMVGSEPVSLSDDELRETFGGHATKNTAVIVEPHTVASWDHTKLGGQY
- a CDS encoding PadR family transcriptional regulator, encoding MLDFAILGLLIEHPRHGYEIKRSLAQLGFWTVSFGSLYPALRRLDKRGAIQATEGTGRRKAYAITADGRDLFDSLLTADPDASETDRAFQIRLAFLSQLPQSQRSRVLEHRRAKVASQLKAAREIVVEARTTSQNQDRYRLALMEHAMRSIEADMAWLDGLIASERRVGLST
- a CDS encoding inositol-3-phosphate synthase yields the protein MSKIRVAIAGLGNCANSLIQGVEYYKDADADLKIPGLMHVRLGDYHIGDVEFVAAFDVDASKVGQDIAKAMWGGQNNTIEFATVPDLGVEVLRGPTYDGLGQYYTGQVEESPAEPVDVVAALREARAEVLVSYLPVGSEEATKFYAQAAIDAGCAFVNAIPVFIASDPAWARRFVDAGLPIIGDDIKSQVGATIVHRQLARLFEDRGVRIDNTYQLNFGGNMDFMNMLERERLQSKKISKTQSVTSQIEEKINSDNVHIGPSDHVPWLTDRKWAYIRLEGTSFGDVPLNVEMKLEVWDSPNSAGVIIDAVRCAKIGLDRGLGGPLLAPSSYFMKSPSVQYHDSVAHDNVEAFIAGNDPAQADLVTFLGG